The stretch of DNA CGACGAGGCCAACGACGCATCGGCCTCGGCGCAGGCGCGGGTGCAGGAGCAGCAGGACCAGCAGTCCGAGGTGCTCGAGCAGCTGGCGTTCCTCAAGGGCACGAGCACGGCGACCGAGACGGCGTACTGGAACGCACAGCAGGCGGAGCGGGCGCAGCAGCAGCTCGCGGCGCGTGACGCGGCGACCTCGAGCGGGTCCGGCAGCAGCGCGGACCCCTCGTCGTCCGCGGTGCCCTCGCGCCCGAGCGGCACGCAGTCGAGCGGTTCGCAGCCGAGCACGAGCCAGCCGAGCACGACGCAGCCGAGCACGACGCAGCCGAGCACGAGCCAGCCGAGCACGAGCCAGCCGAGCACGAGCCAGCCGAACACGAGCCCGTCGCGCCCGAGCACGACGCAGCCGAGCACGACCCCGTCGCGCCCGGCACCGGCACCGGCCCCTGCGCCCGCTCCGGCTCCTGCGCCCGCTCCGGCTCCCAAGCCGGTCTCGAGCCCGTCGAAGGCCGCCGGTGCCATCGCCTACGCCCGGAACCAGCTCGGCAAGGCGTACGTGCTCGGCGGCGCGGGCCCGAACACGTGGGACTGCTCCGGCCTGGTGATGATGGCGTACAACTCGCAGGGCATCGCGACCGGCGGTCACAACGTCGTCTGGCAGTACAACTACTTCAAGTCGATCGGGCGCCTCGTCCCGCTGTCGCAGCGGCAGCCCGGCGACATCCTGTTCTACTCGTCGAACGGCAGCGTCTCCGGCGCCTACCACGACAGCATCGTCACGAGCTACGGCACCATGGTCGAGGCCGCGCGCCCCGGCGTCGGTGTGGTCGAGCGCGGCATCTGGCTGCCGAACCAGCTCCTGCCCTACGTCGCCCGTCCGAGCGGCTCGCTGTAGCGACGAGCGGCCAGCGACGAGCGGCCAGCGACGCACGACGTCAGACCCGCACGAACGACGGCGCCCGCACTCCCCGAGGGGAGCGCGGGCGCCGTCGTGTGTGCGAGCGTCAGTGACCGGCGGGCACGTACGCGGCCTGGCCGGCCTGCACGATCGCCTCGGCCTCGGCGGCGTCGCCCCAGCCCTCGGCCTTGACCCACTTGTTCGGCTCGAGGTCCTTGTAGCGCTCGAAGAAGTGCGCGATCTCGGCCTTCGTCTGCTCGTCGACGTCCGAGATGTCCTGGATGTGCTGCCAGCGCGGGTCCTTCGCGGGGACCACGAGGACCTTCGCGTCGTTGCCGGCCTCGTCGCTCATCTTGAAGACGCCGACCGGACGGACCTTGACGCCCACGCCCGGGAACACCGGGTACTCGAGCAGCAGCAGCGCGTCCACGGGGTCGCCGTC from Curtobacterium sp. SGAir0471 encodes:
- a CDS encoding C40 family peptidase; translated protein: MLGGAGPNTWDCSGLVMMAYNSQGIATGGHNVVWQYNYFKSIGRLVPLSQRQPGDILFYSSNGSVSGAYHDSIVTSYGTMVEAARPGVGVVERGIWLPNQLLPYVARPSGSL
- a CDS encoding inorganic diphosphatase; amino-acid sequence: MTAYDVVVEIPKGSRNKYEVDHETGRVYLDRVLFTSFVYPTDYGYFENTLADDGDPVDALLLLEYPVFPGVGVKVRPVGVFKMSDEAGNDAKVLVVPAKDPRWQHIQDISDVDEQTKAEIAHFFERYKDLEPNKWVKAEGWGDAAEAEAIVQAGQAAYVPAGH